The following proteins come from a genomic window of Panthera leo isolate Ple1 chromosome E2, P.leo_Ple1_pat1.1, whole genome shotgun sequence:
- the CES1 gene encoding liver carboxylesterase 1 isoform X2, with amino-acid sequence MMWLLGLVLTSLTTSMTWGHPSSPPVVDTSQGKVLGKHVSVEGFAQPVAVFLGIPFARPPLGSLRFAPPQPAEPWNFVKNTTSDPPMCSQDAVGGQVVSDLFTNRKENIPLKFSEDCLYLNIYTPADLRKKNRLPVMVWIHGGGLMVGGASTYSGLVLSAHENVVVVTIQYRLGIWGYFSTGDEHSRGNWGQLDQVAALRWVQENIANFGGNPGSVTIFGESAGGISVSILVLSPLAKNLFHRAISESGVALTTALVKKDMKDAAQQIAFFAGCKTTTSAVTVRCLRQKTEEELLEISRKMKFFSIDLYGDPRESHPFLPIVVDGVLLPKMPEEILAEKKFNFVPYIIGINKHEFGWLLPKLMGYPLSEGKLDQKTAMSLLWKSYPLIGIPEELIPLAAEKYLEGTDDPVKKKDLFLDAIGDVIFGVPSVTVARYHRDAGAPTYMYEFQYHPSFSSDMKPKTLIGDHGDELFSVFGAPFLKGGASEEEIRLSKMMMKFWANFARSGNPSGEGLPSWPAYDQKEGYLQIGATTQPAQKLKDKEVAFWTELLAKGAAKKPPHKEHVEL; translated from the exons ATGATGTGGCTCTTAGGTCTGGTCTTGACCTCCCTCACCACTTCCATGACTTGGG GGCACCCGTCCTCACCTCCTGTGGTGGACACCTCTCAAGGCAAAGTCCTGGGCAAGCACGTCAGCGTAGAAGGATTTGCACAGCCTGTGGCCGTCTTCCTGGGAATCCCTTTTGCCAGGCCTCCTCTTGGATCCCTGAGGTTTGCTCCACCACAGCCTGCAGAGCCATGGAACTTCGTGAAGAATACCACCTCCGACCCTCCTAT GTGTTCCCAGGATGCAGTGGGAGGGCAGGTGGTGTCCGACCTCTTTACCAACAGGAAGGAAAACATTCCTCTCAAGTTTTCCGAAGACTGCCTGTACCTAAATATTTACACTCCTGCTGACTTGAGGAAGAAGAACAGGCTGCCG GTGATGGTGTGGATCCACGGAGGGGGTCTGATGGTGGGCGGAGCATCAACCTATAGTGGACTGGTCCTCTCTGCCCATGAAAATGTGGTGGTGGTGACCATTCAGTACCGCCTGGGCATCTGGGGATACTTCAG CACAGGGGACGAACACAGCCGGGGAAACTGGGGTCAGTTGGACCAGGTGGCCGCACTTCGCTGGGTCCAGGAGAACATTGCCAACTTTGGAGGGAACCCGGGTTCTGTCACTATCTTTGGAGAGTCAGCAGGAGGTATCAGCGTCTCTATTCTC GTGTTATCTCCACTGGCCAAGAACCTCTTCCACCGGGCCATCTCCGAGAGTGGCGTGGCCCTCACTACTGCCCTGGTCAAGAAAGACATGAAGGATGCAGCTCAG CAAATTGCTTTCTTTGCTGGGTGTAAAACCACCACCTCGGCTGTCACTGTTCGCTGCCTGCgccagaagacagaagaggagcTCTTGGAGATATCGCGGAAGATG AAATTTTTCAGTATTGATTTATATGGAGACCCCAGAGAG AGCCATCCCTTCCTGCCCATCGTGGTGGACGGAGTACTGTTACCAAAGATGCCTGAAGAGATTCTGGCAGAAAAGAAATTCAACTTTGTTCCCTATATCATCGGAATCAACAAGCATGAGTTTGGTTGGCTTCTTCCAAAG CTGATGGGTTACCCACTCTCTGAAGGCAAGCTGGACCAGAAGACAGCCATGTCACTCCTGTGGAAGTCTTACCCGCTTATT GGCATCCCTGAGGAATTGATTCCACTGGCCGCTGAGAAGTATTTAGAAGGGACAGATGACCCTGTCAAAAAGAAAGACCTGTTCTTGGACGCAATTGGAGATGTGATATTTGGTGTCCCATCTGTGACTGTGGCCCGTTACCACAGAG ATGCCGGAGCCCCCACGTACATGTATGAGTTCCAGTATCATCCAAGCTTCTCATCAGACATGAAACCCAAGACGTTGATAGGGGACCACGGCGATGAGCTGTTCTCAGTCTTCGGGGCaccatttttaaaag GAGGTGCTTCAGAAGAGGAGATCAGACTCAGCAAGATGATGATGAAATTTTGGGCCAACTTTGCTCGGAGTGG GAACCCCAGTGGGGAAGGACTGCCCTCTTGGCCGGCGTATGACCAGAAGGAAGGGTATCTGCAGATTGGAGCCACCACTCAGCCAGCCCAGAAGCTGAAAGACAAGGAAGTGGCTTTCTGGACCGAGCTCCTGGCCAAGGGGGCAGCAAAAAAGCCACCCCACAAAGAGCACGTTGAGCTGTGA
- the CES1 gene encoding liver carboxylesterase 1 isoform X3: MMWLLGLVLTSLTTSMTWAGHPSSPPVVDTSQGKVLGKHVSVEGFAQPVAVFLGIPFARPPLGSLRFAPPQPAEPWNFVKNTTSDPPMCSQDAVGGQVVSDLFTNRKENIPLKFSEDCLYLNIYTPADLRKKNRLPVMVWIHGGGLMVGGASTYSGLVLSAHENVVVVTIQYRLGIWGYFSTGDEHSRGNWGQLDQVAALRWVQENIANFGGNPGSVTIFGESAGGISVSILVLSPLAKNLFHRAISESGVALTTALVKKDMKDAAQQIAFFAGCKTTTSAVTVRCLRQKTEEELLEISRKMSHPFLPIVVDGVLLPKMPEEILAEKKFNFVPYIIGINKHEFGWLLPKLMGYPLSEGKLDQKTAMSLLWKSYPLIGIPEELIPLAAEKYLEGTDDPVKKKDLFLDAIGDVIFGVPSVTVARYHRDAGAPTYMYEFQYHPSFSSDMKPKTLIGDHGDELFSVFGAPFLKGGASEEEIRLSKMMMKFWANFARSGNPSGEGLPSWPAYDQKEGYLQIGATTQPAQKLKDKEVAFWTELLAKGAAKKPPHKEHVEL; this comes from the exons ATGATGTGGCTCTTAGGTCTGGTCTTGACCTCCCTCACCACTTCCATGACTTGGG CAGGGCACCCGTCCTCACCTCCTGTGGTGGACACCTCTCAAGGCAAAGTCCTGGGCAAGCACGTCAGCGTAGAAGGATTTGCACAGCCTGTGGCCGTCTTCCTGGGAATCCCTTTTGCCAGGCCTCCTCTTGGATCCCTGAGGTTTGCTCCACCACAGCCTGCAGAGCCATGGAACTTCGTGAAGAATACCACCTCCGACCCTCCTAT GTGTTCCCAGGATGCAGTGGGAGGGCAGGTGGTGTCCGACCTCTTTACCAACAGGAAGGAAAACATTCCTCTCAAGTTTTCCGAAGACTGCCTGTACCTAAATATTTACACTCCTGCTGACTTGAGGAAGAAGAACAGGCTGCCG GTGATGGTGTGGATCCACGGAGGGGGTCTGATGGTGGGCGGAGCATCAACCTATAGTGGACTGGTCCTCTCTGCCCATGAAAATGTGGTGGTGGTGACCATTCAGTACCGCCTGGGCATCTGGGGATACTTCAG CACAGGGGACGAACACAGCCGGGGAAACTGGGGTCAGTTGGACCAGGTGGCCGCACTTCGCTGGGTCCAGGAGAACATTGCCAACTTTGGAGGGAACCCGGGTTCTGTCACTATCTTTGGAGAGTCAGCAGGAGGTATCAGCGTCTCTATTCTC GTGTTATCTCCACTGGCCAAGAACCTCTTCCACCGGGCCATCTCCGAGAGTGGCGTGGCCCTCACTACTGCCCTGGTCAAGAAAGACATGAAGGATGCAGCTCAG CAAATTGCTTTCTTTGCTGGGTGTAAAACCACCACCTCGGCTGTCACTGTTCGCTGCCTGCgccagaagacagaagaggagcTCTTGGAGATATCGCGGAAGATG AGCCATCCCTTCCTGCCCATCGTGGTGGACGGAGTACTGTTACCAAAGATGCCTGAAGAGATTCTGGCAGAAAAGAAATTCAACTTTGTTCCCTATATCATCGGAATCAACAAGCATGAGTTTGGTTGGCTTCTTCCAAAG CTGATGGGTTACCCACTCTCTGAAGGCAAGCTGGACCAGAAGACAGCCATGTCACTCCTGTGGAAGTCTTACCCGCTTATT GGCATCCCTGAGGAATTGATTCCACTGGCCGCTGAGAAGTATTTAGAAGGGACAGATGACCCTGTCAAAAAGAAAGACCTGTTCTTGGACGCAATTGGAGATGTGATATTTGGTGTCCCATCTGTGACTGTGGCCCGTTACCACAGAG ATGCCGGAGCCCCCACGTACATGTATGAGTTCCAGTATCATCCAAGCTTCTCATCAGACATGAAACCCAAGACGTTGATAGGGGACCACGGCGATGAGCTGTTCTCAGTCTTCGGGGCaccatttttaaaag GAGGTGCTTCAGAAGAGGAGATCAGACTCAGCAAGATGATGATGAAATTTTGGGCCAACTTTGCTCGGAGTGG GAACCCCAGTGGGGAAGGACTGCCCTCTTGGCCGGCGTATGACCAGAAGGAAGGGTATCTGCAGATTGGAGCCACCACTCAGCCAGCCCAGAAGCTGAAAGACAAGGAAGTGGCTTTCTGGACCGAGCTCCTGGCCAAGGGGGCAGCAAAAAAGCCACCCCACAAAGAGCACGTTGAGCTGTGA
- the CES1 gene encoding liver carboxylesterase 1 isoform X1 — protein MMWLLGLVLTSLTTSMTWAGHPSSPPVVDTSQGKVLGKHVSVEGFAQPVAVFLGIPFARPPLGSLRFAPPQPAEPWNFVKNTTSDPPMCSQDAVGGQVVSDLFTNRKENIPLKFSEDCLYLNIYTPADLRKKNRLPVMVWIHGGGLMVGGASTYSGLVLSAHENVVVVTIQYRLGIWGYFSTGDEHSRGNWGQLDQVAALRWVQENIANFGGNPGSVTIFGESAGGISVSILVLSPLAKNLFHRAISESGVALTTALVKKDMKDAAQQIAFFAGCKTTTSAVTVRCLRQKTEEELLEISRKMKFFSIDLYGDPRESHPFLPIVVDGVLLPKMPEEILAEKKFNFVPYIIGINKHEFGWLLPKLMGYPLSEGKLDQKTAMSLLWKSYPLIGIPEELIPLAAEKYLEGTDDPVKKKDLFLDAIGDVIFGVPSVTVARYHRDAGAPTYMYEFQYHPSFSSDMKPKTLIGDHGDELFSVFGAPFLKGGASEEEIRLSKMMMKFWANFARSGNPSGEGLPSWPAYDQKEGYLQIGATTQPAQKLKDKEVAFWTELLAKGAAKKPPHKEHVEL, from the exons ATGATGTGGCTCTTAGGTCTGGTCTTGACCTCCCTCACCACTTCCATGACTTGGG CAGGGCACCCGTCCTCACCTCCTGTGGTGGACACCTCTCAAGGCAAAGTCCTGGGCAAGCACGTCAGCGTAGAAGGATTTGCACAGCCTGTGGCCGTCTTCCTGGGAATCCCTTTTGCCAGGCCTCCTCTTGGATCCCTGAGGTTTGCTCCACCACAGCCTGCAGAGCCATGGAACTTCGTGAAGAATACCACCTCCGACCCTCCTAT GTGTTCCCAGGATGCAGTGGGAGGGCAGGTGGTGTCCGACCTCTTTACCAACAGGAAGGAAAACATTCCTCTCAAGTTTTCCGAAGACTGCCTGTACCTAAATATTTACACTCCTGCTGACTTGAGGAAGAAGAACAGGCTGCCG GTGATGGTGTGGATCCACGGAGGGGGTCTGATGGTGGGCGGAGCATCAACCTATAGTGGACTGGTCCTCTCTGCCCATGAAAATGTGGTGGTGGTGACCATTCAGTACCGCCTGGGCATCTGGGGATACTTCAG CACAGGGGACGAACACAGCCGGGGAAACTGGGGTCAGTTGGACCAGGTGGCCGCACTTCGCTGGGTCCAGGAGAACATTGCCAACTTTGGAGGGAACCCGGGTTCTGTCACTATCTTTGGAGAGTCAGCAGGAGGTATCAGCGTCTCTATTCTC GTGTTATCTCCACTGGCCAAGAACCTCTTCCACCGGGCCATCTCCGAGAGTGGCGTGGCCCTCACTACTGCCCTGGTCAAGAAAGACATGAAGGATGCAGCTCAG CAAATTGCTTTCTTTGCTGGGTGTAAAACCACCACCTCGGCTGTCACTGTTCGCTGCCTGCgccagaagacagaagaggagcTCTTGGAGATATCGCGGAAGATG AAATTTTTCAGTATTGATTTATATGGAGACCCCAGAGAG AGCCATCCCTTCCTGCCCATCGTGGTGGACGGAGTACTGTTACCAAAGATGCCTGAAGAGATTCTGGCAGAAAAGAAATTCAACTTTGTTCCCTATATCATCGGAATCAACAAGCATGAGTTTGGTTGGCTTCTTCCAAAG CTGATGGGTTACCCACTCTCTGAAGGCAAGCTGGACCAGAAGACAGCCATGTCACTCCTGTGGAAGTCTTACCCGCTTATT GGCATCCCTGAGGAATTGATTCCACTGGCCGCTGAGAAGTATTTAGAAGGGACAGATGACCCTGTCAAAAAGAAAGACCTGTTCTTGGACGCAATTGGAGATGTGATATTTGGTGTCCCATCTGTGACTGTGGCCCGTTACCACAGAG ATGCCGGAGCCCCCACGTACATGTATGAGTTCCAGTATCATCCAAGCTTCTCATCAGACATGAAACCCAAGACGTTGATAGGGGACCACGGCGATGAGCTGTTCTCAGTCTTCGGGGCaccatttttaaaag GAGGTGCTTCAGAAGAGGAGATCAGACTCAGCAAGATGATGATGAAATTTTGGGCCAACTTTGCTCGGAGTGG GAACCCCAGTGGGGAAGGACTGCCCTCTTGGCCGGCGTATGACCAGAAGGAAGGGTATCTGCAGATTGGAGCCACCACTCAGCCAGCCCAGAAGCTGAAAGACAAGGAAGTGGCTTTCTGGACCGAGCTCCTGGCCAAGGGGGCAGCAAAAAAGCCACCCCACAAAGAGCACGTTGAGCTGTGA